The following coding sequences lie in one Primulina huaijiensis isolate GDHJ02 chromosome 2, ASM1229523v2, whole genome shotgun sequence genomic window:
- the LOC140968968 gene encoding myb-related protein 308-like, which yields MGRSPCCEKAHTNKGAWTKEEDDRLIAYIKAHGEGCWRSLPKAAGLLRCGKSCRLRWINYLRPDLKRGNFTEEEDELIIKLHSLLGNKWSLIAGKLPGRTDNEIKNYWNTHIRRRLVGRGIDPTTHRSIDDPEPTAVQETTKTVSFSAAKDYLIQEGNACGILINKLEENGIIDYQDLNLELRISPPYPQQHQESLKTGGRVVSGRRNDSERYDFLGLKTAVLDYRSLEMK from the exons ATGGGAAGGTCTCCTTGTTGTGAGAAAGCTCACACAAACAAAGGGGCATGGACTAAAGAAGAAGACGATCGGCTCATAGCTTATATCAAGGCTCATGGCGAGGGATGCTGGCGGTCTCTGCCCAAAGCAGCAGGGCTCCTCCGCTGCGGGAAGAGCTGCCGCCTGAGATGGATCAATTACTTGCGGCCTGATCTTAAGCGGGGAAACTTCACAGAAGAGGAAGATGAACTCATCATCAAACTCCATAGCCTTCTTGGTAACAA GTGGTCTCTTATTGCAGGGAAATTACCAGGAAGAACAGATAACGAGATAAAAAATTACTGGAACACACACATAAGGAGGAGACTCGTTGGCCGAGGGATTGATCCCACGACGCACAGATCAATCGACGACCCTGAGCCAACTGCAGTACAAGAAACTACTAAAACCGTCTCCTTTTCTGCTGCAAAAGATTATCTTATTCAAGAAGGAAATGCATGCGGCATTTTGATTAATAAATTGGAAGAAAATGGCATTATCGATTATCAGGACTTGAATCTAGAGCTCCGAATCAGCCCTCCATACCCACAACAACACCAAGAATCATTGAAGACGGGAGGAAGGGTGGTAAGTGGGAGGAGAAATGATTCTGAAAGATACGATTTTCTTGGATTGAAAACCGCAGTTTTGGATTACAGAAGCTtggaaatgaaatga